In one window of Opitutus sp. GAS368 DNA:
- a CDS encoding DUF2851 family protein has translation MAINTDSVAEMQGLYGPFTLTEKVVQKIWLRGDFDRTRLVLADGRPLEIRAFGAWNLLGGPDFRGAQLVIGGESIIGDIEVHFHVADWRAHQHETDRAYNHVALHVVLFPPRADERPAVRGDGREIPTLVLLPLLHRDLEEYASDEALEVITARDAWEKFAGLAATPPEKLPGLLREKAADRWRQKVRFAKLRIERVGWTAAAHCTALEILGYRHNRAAMLTVATKYPLEAWAGGVEIAQVYAGSGTRWQTQGVRPANHPRARLRQYQAWVAAHPDWPGRLREMAKTLPNAAWSCGDPAADGARLAAGSPRLQEFGGPTPTRLARQSLGLAKRREAFARDLMGGAVGGTRLDNLVCDGFLPLAAAEAGNDPGIVWFHWFLGDVPGQMRSALQKLGVAGRGASPLCHGWGQGLLGWILEHEARASR, from the coding sequence ATGGCCATCAACACCGATTCCGTCGCGGAGATGCAGGGTCTCTACGGCCCGTTCACGCTCACCGAAAAGGTGGTGCAGAAGATCTGGCTGCGCGGGGATTTCGACCGGACGCGGCTGGTGCTGGCCGACGGGCGGCCGCTGGAGATCCGCGCGTTCGGCGCCTGGAATCTGCTCGGCGGGCCGGATTTTCGCGGCGCGCAGCTGGTGATCGGGGGCGAGAGCATCATAGGTGACATCGAGGTGCACTTCCACGTGGCGGACTGGCGGGCGCACCAACACGAGACGGACCGGGCTTACAACCATGTCGCCTTGCACGTGGTGCTGTTCCCGCCCAGGGCGGACGAGCGGCCGGCGGTGCGCGGCGACGGCCGGGAGATCCCGACGCTCGTGCTGTTGCCGCTGTTGCATCGCGACCTGGAGGAATATGCGTCGGACGAGGCGCTGGAGGTCATCACGGCGCGGGATGCGTGGGAGAAATTCGCCGGGCTGGCCGCCACGCCGCCGGAAAAACTGCCCGGTTTGCTCCGCGAGAAGGCGGCCGATCGCTGGCGGCAGAAGGTGCGCTTCGCCAAACTGCGCATCGAGCGGGTGGGGTGGACGGCGGCGGCGCATTGCACCGCGCTCGAGATTCTCGGTTACCGTCACAACCGCGCGGCGATGCTGACCGTGGCGACGAAATATCCGCTGGAGGCGTGGGCCGGCGGCGTCGAGATTGCGCAGGTCTATGCAGGGAGCGGGACGCGGTGGCAGACGCAGGGCGTGCGGCCGGCGAACCATCCGCGGGCGCGGTTGCGGCAGTATCAGGCCTGGGTTGCGGCGCATCCGGATTGGCCGGGGCGCTTGCGGGAGATGGCGAAGACTCTGCCGAACGCTGCCTGGAGCTGCGGCGACCCCGCCGCGGATGGTGCCCGGCTCGCGGCGGGGTCGCCGCGACTCCAGGAATTCGGTGGCCCGACGCCGACCAGGCTGGCACGCCAGTCCCTGGGCCTGGCGAAACGGCGCGAGGCATTTGCCCGCGACCTCATGGGCGGGGCCGTCGGCGGCACGCGATTGGACAACCTGGTATGCGACGGTTTCCTGCCGTTGGCCGCCGCCGAGGCCGGAAATGATCCCGGAATCGTGTGGTTTCACTGGTTTCTCGGGGATGTGCCCGGCCAAATGCGCTCGGCTCTTCAAAAACTGGGCGTGGCGGGCCGTGGCGCCTCCCCGCTTTGCCATGGTTGGGGGCAGGGATTATTGGGGTGGATTTTGGAGCATGAAGCACGCGCAAGTCGCTGA
- the nusA gene encoding transcription termination factor NusA yields MSSEILSVLEYMEKEKGIPRADMISTIVNAIKTAALKGVNSGQELKIEINPKNGQLNAWSQLKVVDSVSDPKLQIHVEKAQVFKPGAVIGDTIDKEIDPSYLGRIAAQTARQAIMQRLRAFEKERIYDDFKDSVGDIVSGTVRRRERNDLFIDLGKAEAVMPGKEQVPGEEYAPGERIRCILLEIENSSRGPEIILSRASPKFVRRLFELEVTEIADGTVKIEAFAREPGYRTKIAVTSTDPKVDPVGACVGARGARVKSIVRELGGEKIDIIPYHADTKEMLIEALKPAVPREIVLDEKNKRMLVRVVNDDLAVAIGRKGQNARLTSRLVGWRLDIEEFKVVTADPRAQAIGLFVNTYGFDKAVAERLVANGINSPAAFEGVEAADLVGFGFTEEEAAGLIAKVSGS; encoded by the coding sequence ATGAGCAGCGAAATCCTGTCCGTCCTCGAATACATGGAGAAGGAGAAGGGCATTCCCCGTGCCGATATGATCTCCACCATCGTCAACGCGATCAAGACCGCGGCGTTGAAAGGCGTGAACTCGGGCCAGGAGCTCAAGATCGAGATCAACCCGAAGAACGGCCAGCTGAACGCCTGGTCCCAGCTCAAGGTGGTCGACTCCGTGTCCGACCCGAAGCTGCAGATCCACGTCGAGAAGGCCCAGGTCTTCAAGCCGGGCGCCGTCATCGGCGACACCATCGACAAGGAGATCGACCCGTCCTACCTCGGCCGCATCGCCGCGCAGACGGCCCGCCAGGCCATCATGCAGCGCCTCCGCGCCTTTGAGAAGGAGCGCATCTACGACGACTTCAAGGACTCCGTGGGCGACATCGTCAGCGGCACCGTCCGCCGCCGCGAGCGCAACGACCTCTTCATCGACCTCGGCAAGGCCGAGGCCGTCATGCCGGGCAAGGAGCAGGTCCCGGGCGAGGAATACGCCCCGGGCGAGCGCATCCGCTGCATCCTGCTGGAGATCGAGAACAGCAGCCGCGGCCCCGAGATCATCCTCAGCCGCGCCAGCCCCAAGTTTGTCCGCCGCCTTTTCGAGCTCGAGGTCACCGAGATCGCCGACGGCACCGTCAAGATCGAGGCCTTCGCCCGCGAGCCGGGCTACCGCACCAAGATCGCCGTCACCAGCACCGACCCGAAGGTCGACCCGGTCGGCGCGTGCGTCGGCGCCCGCGGCGCCCGCGTGAAGAGCATCGTGCGCGAGCTCGGCGGCGAGAAGATCGACATCATTCCCTACCACGCCGACACGAAGGAAATGCTCATCGAGGCCCTCAAGCCGGCCGTGCCGCGCGAGATCGTCCTCGACGAGAAAAACAAGCGCATGCTCGTCCGCGTGGTGAACGACGACCTCGCGGTCGCCATCGGCCGCAAGGGCCAGAACGCCCGCCTGACCTCCCGCCTCGTGGGCTGGCGCCTCGACATCGAGGAGTTCAAGGTCGTCACCGCCGACCCGCGCGCGCAGGCCATCGGCCTGTTCGTCAACACCTACGGCTTCGACAAGGCCGTCGCCGAGCGCCTGGTCGCCAACGGCATCAATTCACCCGCCGCCTTCGAGGGCGTCGAGGCCGCCGACCTGGTCGGCTTCGGTTTCACCGAGGAGGAGGCCGCCGGCCTCATCGCCAAGGTTTCCGGTTCCTGA
- the infB gene encoding translation initiation factor IF-2 codes for MSARIHEIAKQYNVEPKDMLSWLKEQGYVAADTKSVSSTVSKIYYDEIEKKYGKPAAAPAVAVAAPAPAEVPALKLPAGVFVKSAADIVREKEEVAKAAAAARAAANPAAPVAAPKPPPAPTMKAPPLPPMAAARPAAPAPLPPRPAAAPAPAPRPAPVAPPPMNKAPVLPPPVPSFARPPLAPSPQIAKNPPLTPVVPTAAASTISVTEEGGVKIIHLKPPIIVREFAVALGLKPFKLISELMEMSIFASMNQSIDEAVATKVAEKHGFLLDIKHRGEAAAPVVTPEKAKINKEEKAREEDIKNLAPRPPVVVILGHVDHGKTSLLDAIRKANVAAGEAGGITQHIGAYQVEHNGRKITFLDTPGHAAFTKMRARGASVTDIAVLVVAADDGFMPQTDEALQHAKDAKVALMVAVNKMDVKGANLDRVKQQMQERQIAPEDWGGETVTVPVAAIKGQGISELLDMILLQADVLELKANAKTEASGVVIESQVDVGRGPLATVIVQRGTLRVGDALVCGPHYAKVRAMFDDQGNTIKEAPPAMPVRVIGWSGSPDSGAKFFTAKNAREAERLAEEAEDLLKKSTVTDDAVPKDISIDALFANIAATTAKVLRVVLKSDVFGSLEAVQNVLEGIKSAKVSLNIVAADVGVISKNDVLMASTGKAVIIGFNTKQENGVTALAKHHGVTIESFEIIYELGDRVKELMADLLDPDLKENKLGGAEVRQVFPVAKGFVAGCLVTEGKINRGITARVRRGKESVFEGKIGTLRRFKDDANEVRAGLECGIRLDGYDGYQPGDRIECYEVQKVRASL; via the coding sequence ATGAGCGCCCGCATCCACGAGATCGCCAAGCAATACAACGTTGAGCCCAAGGACATGCTGTCCTGGCTCAAGGAGCAGGGCTATGTCGCGGCGGACACGAAGTCGGTGTCGAGCACCGTCAGCAAGATCTACTACGACGAGATCGAGAAGAAATACGGCAAGCCGGCCGCCGCGCCGGCCGTCGCCGTGGCGGCGCCCGCCCCGGCCGAGGTGCCCGCGCTCAAGCTGCCCGCCGGGGTTTTTGTGAAGTCGGCCGCGGATATCGTGCGCGAGAAGGAAGAGGTGGCCAAGGCCGCCGCGGCCGCGCGCGCCGCCGCCAATCCCGCGGCCCCGGTCGCCGCGCCCAAGCCGCCGCCGGCGCCCACGATGAAGGCGCCGCCGCTCCCGCCGATGGCTGCGGCGCGCCCCGCCGCCCCCGCGCCGCTGCCGCCCCGTCCCGCTGCTGCTCCGGCGCCGGCACCCCGCCCCGCCCCGGTCGCGCCGCCGCCGATGAACAAGGCCCCCGTTCTCCCGCCGCCGGTGCCGTCTTTCGCCCGTCCGCCGCTGGCGCCGTCGCCGCAGATTGCCAAGAACCCGCCGCTGACGCCCGTTGTGCCCACCGCGGCCGCGAGCACCATCAGCGTCACCGAGGAGGGCGGCGTCAAAATCATCCATCTCAAGCCGCCGATCATCGTCCGCGAGTTCGCCGTGGCGCTCGGCCTCAAGCCCTTCAAGCTGATCTCCGAGCTCATGGAGATGAGCATCTTCGCGTCGATGAACCAGTCCATTGACGAGGCCGTCGCGACCAAGGTCGCCGAGAAGCACGGCTTCCTGCTCGACATCAAGCACCGCGGCGAGGCCGCGGCGCCCGTCGTCACGCCGGAGAAGGCCAAGATCAACAAGGAGGAGAAGGCGCGCGAGGAGGACATCAAGAACCTCGCCCCGCGTCCCCCGGTGGTCGTCATCCTCGGCCACGTCGACCACGGCAAGACCTCCCTGCTCGACGCCATCCGCAAGGCCAATGTCGCCGCCGGCGAGGCGGGCGGCATCACGCAGCACATCGGCGCCTACCAGGTCGAGCACAACGGCCGCAAGATCACCTTCCTCGACACGCCCGGCCACGCCGCCTTCACCAAGATGCGCGCGCGCGGCGCCTCCGTTACCGACATCGCCGTGCTCGTGGTCGCGGCGGACGACGGCTTCATGCCGCAGACCGACGAGGCCCTGCAGCACGCCAAGGACGCCAAGGTCGCCCTCATGGTCGCCGTCAACAAGATGGACGTGAAGGGCGCGAACCTGGACCGCGTGAAGCAGCAGATGCAGGAGCGCCAGATCGCGCCCGAGGACTGGGGCGGGGAGACCGTCACCGTGCCCGTGGCCGCCATCAAGGGCCAGGGCATCAGCGAACTGCTCGACATGATTCTGCTCCAGGCCGACGTGCTGGAACTCAAGGCCAACGCCAAGACCGAGGCCAGCGGCGTCGTCATCGAGTCCCAGGTCGACGTGGGTCGCGGCCCGCTCGCCACCGTCATCGTGCAGCGCGGCACCCTCCGCGTGGGCGACGCCCTCGTGTGCGGCCCGCACTACGCGAAGGTCCGCGCCATGTTCGACGACCAGGGCAACACCATCAAGGAAGCCCCGCCGGCCATGCCCGTGCGCGTCATCGGCTGGTCGGGCTCGCCCGATTCCGGCGCCAAGTTTTTCACCGCCAAGAACGCCCGCGAGGCCGAGCGCCTCGCCGAGGAGGCGGAGGACCTGCTCAAGAAGTCCACCGTCACCGATGACGCGGTGCCGAAGGATATCTCCATCGACGCCCTGTTCGCCAACATTGCGGCCACCACGGCCAAGGTCCTGCGCGTCGTGCTCAAGTCCGACGTCTTCGGCTCGCTCGAGGCCGTCCAGAACGTGCTCGAGGGCATCAAGAGCGCGAAGGTCTCCCTCAACATCGTCGCGGCGGATGTCGGCGTCATCAGCAAGAACGACGTCCTCATGGCCAGCACCGGCAAGGCCGTCATCATCGGTTTCAACACGAAGCAGGAGAACGGCGTCACGGCCCTGGCCAAGCACCACGGCGTGACGATCGAGAGCTTCGAGATCATCTACGAGCTCGGCGACCGCGTGAAGGAACTGATGGCCGACCTGCTCGATCCCGACCTCAAGGAAAACAAGCTCGGCGGCGCCGAGGTGCGCCAGGTCTTCCCCGTCGCCAAGGGTTTCGTCGCGGGCTGCCTCGTCACCGAGGGCAAGATCAACCGCGGCATCACCGCCCGCGTCCGCCGCGGCAAGGAATCCGTCTTCGAGGGCAAGATCGGCACGCTGCGTCGCTTCAAGGACGACGCCAACGAGGTGCGCGCCGGCCTCGAGTGCGGCATCCGCCTCGACGGCTACGACGGCTACCAGCCCGGCGACAGGATCGAGTGCTACGAGGTCCAGAAGGTCCGGGCCTCGCTCTGA
- the rbfA gene encoding 30S ribosome-binding factor RbfA yields MSSNRLLRVNELLQREVSAHLRKKHAAETVGITITGVEITGDLREAKVFYSVLGEEAEAAKAGKWLVRHRDEIREMLAKNVIIRHVPLLAFVHDNHAPRTLRVETLLGEIDRETKST; encoded by the coding sequence ATGAGCAGCAACCGCCTTCTCCGCGTCAACGAGCTCCTGCAGCGCGAAGTCAGCGCCCATTTGCGGAAGAAGCACGCCGCCGAGACGGTGGGCATCACCATCACCGGCGTCGAGATCACCGGCGACCTGCGCGAGGCCAAGGTGTTTTATTCCGTGCTCGGCGAGGAGGCCGAGGCGGCCAAGGCCGGCAAATGGCTCGTCCGCCACCGCGACGAGATCCGCGAGATGCTGGCGAAGAACGTCATCATCCGCCACGTGCCGCTGCTGGCCTTTGTGCACGACAACCACGCCCCGCGCACCCTGCGCGTGGAGACCCTGCTGGGGGAAATCGACCGCGAGACCAAGTCGACGTGA